Below is a genomic region from Vitis riparia cultivar Riparia Gloire de Montpellier isolate 1030 chromosome 16, EGFV_Vit.rip_1.0, whole genome shotgun sequence.
aacGGGGTTGGGTGGGAGAATTCTCAAGAAACCACTGCGGAGCACCATGGTAAATTTTCAGCGTTTCTTGggtttttagtttctttcatTGCTGAAGATTCTCGAATTCATTTAGTTTTGATATCATTCAACTGCAATCTCACAATTTGGATAAGTTCCTTTTCTGCTTAATTAACCAGAGTTGGAAGATGCTTTTAGTTCAACTTAATGAATGCAAACTCCCATGAGTCTAatgaatgatattttaataCTTGATGTGATCATTTCGAAGGATTGAATTCAGGTTTTTGCATATACGAGATCTTGTGATGATGAATACATTGGTTCCTTCTGTTTTTTGTCAATACATAATGATTATAATTGCTAGGGTTCTGTTGGTTTAATGGCTTATCCTAATGGCCATTCCGCAGAATCTCGCATCCGGAAGCAAGCAATCTCCAATACAGAAACAGCCCTGTTGCGGGTTCATGTGGCCAGAAACTTGGCCTTCAACATTCCCCAGCAGCGATCCAATGGAACCAGATACTCAAGATGAGAGAAACCAGCCCCCTTGTGGATGCTGCAGGCACACACCAGGACAACCTCCAATGCAGCAACAGCCCTGTCCTGGATCCACCTTGCCAGGAACTTGTCTTGTGTCTCCACCATTCCTCAATAGCAATCAAATGGAACCAAGTATTCAAGACGAGGGAATTAGCCCACCTTGTGGATGCTGCTGGCGCACACCAGGACAACAACCTCCAATGCAGCTACAGCGCAATTCCGTTTTTGCACTGCCAAGAGTGCTTCAAATACCTTTATTCTATCACCAGCCTTTCTCTTCGTATTTGTTCATGCCTCCCCTATCTCCATCTGCTTGGTATCAACCACCAGGTGCTCCATACTATACAAACCCATCAGCCATGTATGCAATACCTTCATTTCCTTGGAATTGGCACCAAACACCAGGTGCTTCACACCTAGCAAATCCATCAACCATGACTCCACCACCTCCACCTAGTTGGCATCAAGCACCATCTTTTTCAGGTTGGGAAAACCCATCAGGCATGCCGCCTACACTTCCAGCCGGTTGGCATCAGGGGTACCAGGCAACCCCACCAGCCATGCCTCCAGCAACTTTAGCTGCTTGGTATCAGGCATACCAGGCAACTCCACCAGCCATGTCTCCAGCACCTCCTGCTTCTTGGTATCAGGCGTACCAGGAACCCCCACCAGCCATGTCTCCAGCACCTCCAGCTGCATGGAACCAGGGGTACCAGGCAACCCCGCCAGCCATGTCTCCAGCACCTCCAGCACCTCCAGCACCTCCAACTCCTTGGCATCAGGCGTATCAAGCAACCCCACCAGCCATACCTCCAACACCTGTAGCTACTTGGTATCAACCACCATCGGCTTCTTATCAGGAGAACCCATCAGTCATACCTCCGGCACCTCCAGCTGCATGGTATCAACTACCCTAGGTTTCTTATCAGGAGAGCCCATCAGTTATGCCTCCAGCAACTCCAGCCCGCTTCAAGTCAGGCCTATCAGGACACCTCATCAGCCATGCCTTCAGCATCTTTTACATATCATCGTAGCAAACCAAGAAGATGCACGGCCCTACATTTACTGTAGCATCACTACAGACATTTGGCGTTATGAAATCCCCATCAAACATGTCTTCAGCTCCTCCTTCATGACATCATAACCCTGCCCAACCAGCTGCTCCAGATCAGAAAAATGCATGAGATCTTTCATTTCATGAGAGAGTAGAATAAGATTGCTATTGATATCACGTTAGATCCATCAAATAAAAGTTTTTGCCCGCTGCAATTGACAATAAATCCTCAAATGATAAATTTGATAGTTTTGCAATCAATCCATCTCTTTGGTATTTCTTTCCTTCGATGTGGGTATTGTTGGTTTTAGATAATACCATAATGTTTATTTTAGTCTTTAGATAATACTAGTCCCTTTGTACCCATGTGTATAGATTTAATAGATCATTTGGGCAAGAAGAGGGATGATTTTGAGCGTATCTTGGCATGAGCACTTCAGTTTTCAAGCCAGGATGAATTTTGTAGCTTTTTCATAGTCAGGCATAGATTCCATTCAATTGCAATCCAGAGGGAATGCATCAACATATAAATCACACATATAAGAAAAGCTGGatacctttaatataaatttgtatattaaaGGTGTAGTACAGAATAGAAGAAATTGTAACTTCGCTCAAACCAAAGGTGGTATTTTAAAATCTTCCAAATTGGATATACAATCCATCCCATGGATTTTATGTAATATCCCTACCTTGATTTATATTTatgcattttgaaaattttaaaagacatACTTTGATTTTAggtatatttatatatttaaaaaaaaaaaaaaagatatgtaaGATAATTTTTTGTCCATATAACCGCTCCATTATCTCTATCTTATTATGAGTTATCTGTGTTTTCAAAGACTGAAAAGCCAAAATGAGAGGGAAAAAAGTCTTTAGAGAACTTTGATTTCAAGAAGAGTAGAAAGAAAGATGCGGAATTAAGTTTTTAGGATTGCTTTTGAGTGACTTTTTCAAGGTAAGGGTTAATAGTGCAATAACTCATTTTATAATTCTTTGTTTATGTTTCGTTTGTTTTTTAAGTGTCAAAATGTTTAAATTCCCTAAAATGGATCaagtaatattttttctaaaatatgttataatttgttcctcaatatacaaaataaattgaaaatatcatatgaTTCGTTTATTGTTATGAAGCTAGCCAACAAGGGGGTTATTGGCCTTTGATATACCATTGATTGTTCTGTCCACTAGTAAAAAGAACAATTTAAGACTAACCACTTAGTGTAAGTCTCACTTTTAAGGCATAGTGTTATTGCGAGTGCATAAATTGAAATTCTTGGGAAGTTATACATTTGTGTATTGATAAGAccatttattatttcttaaagcTTGATTTCTCCTTTGGATGAACCATataaccaaggatgaaaatatcggtaatcatggatatatcggtaattcgattttacggatatatcggatatatcggagatatttttggatatatcggagatatatcggtggatattattggtagacttaaaattgttaaaaactcatggaaatgcaagaaaaacctcataataatataattagaagtataatagacattttaaagttgttttattgaaaaatttgatatatatatgatataatttgcgatattagatgtaattatatcatatcgatatataagaaatgttaatttcgtaattgttctcattataaagtcacatcaaatacttcatttcattaaataacaataatttgtacacattacattgcaatgtccctttagtaccaaaatgaggatcgatgtggttcaatgggattgatagatgaaggaaccccggcttgctgttggagacaatattggtaccaagtcaatgagcctcgataatattggttataaattctaacatgccatgcatatatctcttgaaTCCTACCTACtgcctctacatggataggatactcaaAGTTCACCCATGTGTTAGCGCCAAATCCTTCTTCCATCTGATATGGAATTTGTTTGGAAGGGGAATAATGtgacataccatactcttcatctgttgaacttgaaggttgaccataactcatcacatgaggagggtagacgttagcctcattcgaggagtcactaaattgagtccctatactcatagattcaaaactccctgaaagtaactcctcgttatatggttccatcatttgttctcttcctctataaggcctcccaatagctcctatgcctggaccagctcttctagagccatggtcttcatcctgtgtgcagtgtgtgaaatcattttcacaagtaaaTTGGCTGATTGGATATTGACTATGTCGATGTTCATCAATATCTCCTCCCCCATTATCACCTccatcatcagttccacctcttgaaccatcgtaaCCAGAAGCAGAAGTACCTGTAACACTAGGTCGACTACTATGGCCATCACTTGTGGAGTCAATCTCTTGGTGGGAATGCAATGTCGCATTAAGTGAATCATCagtatctttgctaaaactttcagagtgaacttcttcggacaacacacgttcaacattaactccaaattctcgagcatgagcGGCAATTCATGGATCAGGATTTCCAACTTCGTCATCCAAGTGTATAGGCCTAACCCACTGGAACAactgattatcttcttcttcacccacctcggctgaaatgtcaagaagatcaaggtaatctttttcagcaactcgatcattttctgcctccatatcgcgtaactttagcctcatattatagtaacaaaacactaattgctccaatcgagagtaagccaaacgatttcgttgctttgtgtggatgagagcaaacgtgctccaatttctctcacatgcagaagatgacgcagtttgtgagagaactttgatggctaactttctcaatgtaggtgtttgattcccatacataaaccaccattcagctgcaacgaatttgataatcatataaatacttatgtggtgaatttacaataataataatcaattttttcttataaagaCTCACCAggcaccatggttgaccttgatGTAATTGCCGCTCGATCAccgaatcctctttttgcatctcgaaaaagtacaagctatgtattcaacatttaatttgttagtaaacgttcaaataaattgatgaatgaaattattgttttattgacaaaaataacaattttttattcacctcatttccaaattgaccaagcgattcagtagttggatctaattttgcaaaaacatcatggacagcttgaagtagttccggatcactaccaactccacgcctatattgaaatcttggattcaagaagtatgctacaataaaatttagtagagttagtatttttttttaaagaaacttaaatacaaagtaaaaacttataaagatatatagtatttaagtacctgctgcatgaagtggatgttttagtgttttctgccaacgatcttgtattattttgaacatccaatctccagctccttgacgaataaggttctctttcatcacgtgcataagctcgtacacaaatggcattgtgggaacaacttcagaatccacaagtcgaagcaccacgtataatgactcatataatgaaactatatttgtcaATCTGTCCCAATACGtatggtcaaacaataattgctcCAATTCTCGTCCAAGTTTTGTTCGACTAAGTTTGTGTTGTGCccattcatcactcataaacaattttttcaaatcaaccctttttttgagaagactgtcaagagcaatataattggtagcaaaccttgtagctcctggttgaacaatgtctccaccacaatactttctcatttgtgctagtaaccaaccatgattgtaaatgaagttagttatcttgCGAGCATTGTTTATCACCTCGATAACATTGGGTCTTTTACCgatgtcttcaaagattaagtcgATGCAGTGTGCCGCACACGGAGTCCAATATAAGTtatacttcttcatcaattgtttccctgctttcatgaatgccgacccattatctgtgacaatttggaccacattttccttaccgacttctttgataatagtcttcaaaagcttatatatatacttgtggtctttgatatagTTCGATGCATCGACTGACTTAAGGAACATTGTGGTCCCTTtagaataaaccatgaaattaataatacttaatttcgtgggccctgtccatccatctgacattattgtgcacccatatgtcttccatttttccccTTGTTGGTccacataagcttccatttctttgtactccatttccaagtatttgttctttatttcatatggagatggaggttcgattcccattcctacacttcatatgtaaaacatgtcataaaatactatacttactaaaagtataacacaatataacatttgataaattagtaattacctacttgttgtgcaccaataatcatattcttgaagtgatgagactttgcttttgcgggtgcgacactctcataaatgaagaatttgctgaTTAAGCGTCCCatcgtttctttaattgcaccacccttgaatatatctttgatatttttttgttttcctgcAGAAGACTTGTAAAGCGAAGGGGCAATAGGGGGTGAATGCTGCGAATGTCGCATACTCTGTGATTTTTGCATCATCGACGGTATACCAGTAGAAGACTCTCCCGATTTGCATTTGCTTCCTACAATATTCTCATATTGTTCACGTTCCCAATTAGATGCTTTCGAGGCATGAACTGCAGCTCGATATGCATCTCGCTCGTCTGGGTGCATATCTGTCTgatacatatacacatcttcatcctcagcatcttcatcaccatcatcttCGTTTACCAAATGTGTATGATGCGTCCCCATTGTGCCACGTAATTGACTACGAATTTCTTCAATAtcagcatttttctttgcttttgctttttgtttgtcATGCACCAATAATCGTATCTCTTTTTTCACTTCGGGCAGCACTCTTGGACACTTTTTGGCGTTGTTATGCGGGTCCTTATGCATTAAATGAGACTTGAATCGTGtgatgcctccacttttcattaccaacccacaaaaattacaaattgttccaTTTCGATTACCCTCAATTGTTGAACAATACTTTCAAGCCGGATCTCGCCCTGGCACGCCAGAACCACCTTCACTAACcatgctaaatctattgcaagaaaaatacacttaaatttaaatctatgttaattaaactaattaaataaattagctaagttaatttttaaaatctaaatgtaattttatgacaaattgactaaatattgaaattaatcataattgaatatgaaaataaatcgcgagaatataaaaaattgagcatatttaatattccatatatagtagttcatgttaatttaactaattaaataaattagataagttaatttttaaaatataaatgtaattttatgacaaattgactaaatattgaaattaatcataccatatatagtagttcatgttaatttaactaattaaataaattagctaagttaatttttaaaatataaatgtaattttatgacaaattgactaaatattgaaattaatcataccatatatagtagttcatgttaatttaactaattaaaataaattagctaagttaatttttaaaatataaatgtaattttatgacaaattgactaaatattgaaattaatcataccatatatagtagttcatgttaatttaactaattaaataaattagctaagttaatttttaaaatctaaatgtaattttatgacaaattgactaaatattgaaattattcataccatatatagtagttcatgttaatttaactaattaaatattttaaaatctaaatgtaattttatgacaaatttactaaatattgaaattaatcataattgaatatgaaaataaatcgcgataatataaaaaattgagtatatttaatattccataattaatcatgttaattaaattaattacataatttactatgttaattaaattaattaaataatttagctaagttaattagTTTAATGTAATTCTAAATGCGAatttaaatcacaaataatcatctaaaataaatatatcataacctaaattaattcaataaaaatatacaaaataattacaattgaatgtaaacatactaattaattaaaaataaatgaattaattattgcaaacaaaattaattataatttcaaacaaacataccttaaaatgattgaataattgagcaatcttggaaaaaattggagcaacaagagagcaaatgaagaatccatgtaaaaatggatgaaattgatgcaaaattggctatttatagatgaaatttgggccaaaatagccgttggaaaGTTAAGTTACcgtttaaaattaattttggccGTTGGATCACAATTTGGAAGCAATTTGGCCGTTGGATCTCTTTGTTAACGTTGGGATTCAAATTTGGGCGTTGGATCAACACGGGCGTGATCTGGGCCGTCAGATCACGCTGGAGAGAGAGGGGCGATTTTTCGCCAAAAATCGCCAAaaaatcggcgatatatcgtCGATAAATCGGCGACACATGTGAATCTCAGGcgattttattgaaaaatcgccgatttatcCTATgtcgccgatatatctccgatatatcgcTGATTTTTTAGCGATTTTTGGCGAAAAATTGCCCGGCCGACTTATCTCCTCCATGTGTCATGTTGCTGCCCGCCGACACGCGATATATCGACAATATTTCACTGATTTTTGCCGATTTTTTCCTCCCTGCATATAACCAAGAGAAATCATAAaccgatttttttttatttaaaaaaatgaattaaatgaacttgctaattaatttttataaagatgTGACATCTCTCATGGTTTAATTAATCCAGTAATTGTTGCTCGTT
It encodes:
- the LOC117933190 gene encoding leucine-rich repeat extensin-like protein 3, producing MNLASGSKQSPIQKQPCCGFMWPETWPSTFPSSDPMEPDTQDERNQPPCGCCRHTPGQPPMQQQPCPGSTLPGTCLVSPPFLNSNQMEPSIQDEGISPPCGCCWRTPGQQPPMQLQRNSVFALPRVLQIPLFYHQPFSSYLFMPPLSPSAWYQPPGAPYYTNPSAMYAIPSFPWNWHQTPGASHLANPSTMTPPPPPSWHQAPSFSGWENPSGMPPTLPAGWHQGYQATPPAMPPATLAAWYQAYQATPPAMSPAPPASWYQAYQEPPPAMSPAPPAAWNQGYQATPPAMSPAPPAPPAPPTPWHQAYQATPPAIPPTPVATWYQPPSASYQENPSVIPPAPPAAWYQLP